In Solirubrobacterales bacterium, one DNA window encodes the following:
- a CDS encoding ABC transporter permease, with protein sequence MRFYRALLLLYPASFRAEYREDLCLAFAERAGEHSGPFARLMVFLSALADVIPNAIAAHWDVLRQDVVHSARSLWRTPGFAITAVLVVALGVGANTAVFSLADFVFLRPLPYAQADRLVKLWQGEEGSGGTNEVSPANYRDWKAMTTAFSRMGAYWRRAENLVSTAEPRRLESVRATAELLPLLGVPPLLGRVFTADEVETGHFIVLSYALWKSQFGGDPGVIGTSVRLDGEPHVVLGVMPASFQFPSRSVEAWTSLALHEDAFQDRTDTFLEVVGRLRPGVSVEQARRELAVVSNRLERRYPKENENVLAVVLGLRDELSERSRLLVLALCGATLCILLLACANLASLFLARGTYRARELAVRSALGAGRERLVRQLVTESLGIAFVGGILGVAAAWAGEALLARLVPSTLPIAEHPSLDLRVLLLAAAFVLFTGFAFGLAPALRAGRFGATDALHSGTRSSGGHTQRLRSALVIVEVAASVVLLVMSGLLIRAVWRIHETDPGFAAENVLTLQTALPQPKYEKTA encoded by the coding sequence ATGCGCTTCTACCGCGCGCTCCTCCTCCTCTATCCCGCGTCCTTCCGGGCCGAGTATCGCGAGGACCTCTGCCTCGCCTTCGCCGAGAGAGCGGGCGAGCATTCGGGTCCCTTCGCCCGCTTGATGGTCTTTCTTTCGGCGCTCGCGGACGTGATCCCGAACGCGATCGCGGCGCATTGGGACGTCCTGCGGCAGGACGTCGTCCACTCCGCGCGGTCGCTGTGGCGCACTCCCGGATTCGCGATCACCGCGGTGCTCGTCGTGGCGCTCGGCGTGGGAGCGAACACCGCCGTGTTCTCGCTCGCGGATTTCGTCTTCCTCCGGCCGCTGCCGTACGCCCAGGCCGACCGCCTCGTGAAGCTCTGGCAGGGCGAGGAGGGGAGCGGCGGCACGAACGAGGTGTCGCCCGCGAACTATCGCGACTGGAAGGCGATGACGACAGCGTTTTCCAGGATGGGCGCGTACTGGCGTCGAGCCGAGAACCTCGTGAGCACCGCCGAGCCGCGGCGGCTCGAATCGGTGCGTGCGACGGCCGAGCTGTTGCCGCTCCTGGGCGTCCCGCCGCTTCTCGGCCGCGTCTTCACGGCGGACGAGGTCGAGACGGGGCATTTCATCGTGCTGAGCTACGCGCTCTGGAAGTCGCAGTTCGGCGGCGATCCGGGGGTGATCGGCACGTCCGTCCGGCTCGATGGCGAGCCGCACGTGGTCCTCGGCGTGATGCCGGCCTCGTTCCAGTTTCCCTCGCGCTCGGTCGAGGCCTGGACGTCGCTCGCCCTCCACGAAGACGCCTTCCAAGATCGCACCGACACCTTTCTCGAGGTCGTCGGGCGCCTGCGGCCGGGCGTCTCCGTCGAGCAGGCGCGCCGGGAGCTGGCGGTCGTGAGCAATCGGCTCGAGCGGCGGTATCCCAAGGAGAACGAGAACGTCCTCGCCGTGGTCCTCGGTCTGCGCGACGAGCTTTCGGAGCGCTCGCGCCTGCTCGTCCTGGCGCTCTGCGGCGCGACGCTGTGCATCCTGCTCCTGGCGTGCGCGAACCTGGCGAGCCTGTTCCTCGCGCGCGGCACCTATCGGGCGCGCGAGCTGGCCGTGCGCTCGGCCCTCGGCGCCGGGCGCGAGCGGCTGGTGCGCCAGCTCGTCACGGAGAGCCTGGGGATCGCGTTCGTCGGCGGGATCTTGGGGGTCGCGGCGGCCTGGGCGGGCGAGGCCCTGCTCGCGCGGCTCGTTCCCAGCACGCTGCCGATCGCGGAGCACCCGTCGCTCGATCTTCGCGTTCTCCTGCTCGCCGCGGCGTTCGTCCTCTTCACCGGCTTCGCGTTCGGGCTCGCGCCCGCCTTGCGCGCCGGGCGGTTCGGCGCGACCGACGCGCTGCACTCGGGCACGCGATCGTCCGGAGGACACACCCAGCGGCTCCGCTCCGCTCTCGTCATCGTCGAGGTCGCGGCGTCGGTCGTGCTGCTCGTCATGTCGGGGCTCCTGATCCGCGCGGTCTGGCGCATCCACGAGACCGATCCGGGGTTCGCCGCCGAGAACGTGTTGACGCTCCAGACGGCGCTGCCGCAGCCCAAGTACGAAAAGACCGCTC
- a CDS encoding PadR family transcriptional regulator, whose protein sequence is MNDREPVDQLLPLPQATFHILLALLDEERHGYAIIQDVEARTHGELRLSAGTLYRSIARMVEQGLIEEVTKRPAVADDPRRRYYRLTGFGTRVARAEMRRLSDLVRQARARGLEPETAA, encoded by the coding sequence ATGAACGATCGCGAGCCCGTCGATCAACTCCTGCCTCTGCCCCAGGCGACGTTTCACATCCTCCTCGCCCTCCTCGACGAGGAGCGCCACGGTTACGCCATCATCCAGGACGTCGAGGCGCGAACCCACGGCGAGCTGCGGTTGAGCGCGGGCACTCTCTACCGCTCGATCGCGCGGATGGTCGAGCAGGGGCTGATCGAGGAGGTCACGAAGCGGCCCGCGGTGGCGGACGATCCGCGGCGGCGCTACTACCGTTTGACGGGTTTCGGCACCCGGGTCGCGCGGGCCGAGATGCGGCGGCTTTCCGACCTCGTGCGGCAGGCTCGCGCGCGCGGGCTCGAGCCCGAGACGGCGGCGTGA